The Manis javanica isolate MJ-LG chromosome 2, MJ_LKY, whole genome shotgun sequence genome contains a region encoding:
- the ZNF462 gene encoding zinc finger protein 462 isoform X2, translating to MEVLQCDGCDFRAPSYEDLKAHIQDVHTAFLQPTDVAEDNADEPRSGSMNASNQTEVEFSSIKDEFAIAEDLSGQNATALGTGSYYGHSPGYYSQHIVPNPRPTNKFFQCKFCVRYFRSKNLLIEHTRKVHGAQAEGSSAGLPVPGSLNYNIMMHEGFGKVFSCQFCTYKSPRRARIIKHQKMYHKSNLKETTASLPTPAPMPDPMVPPVSLQDPCKELPAEVVERSILESMVKPLTKSRGNFCCEWCSYQTPRRERWCDHMMKKHRSMVKILSSLRQQQEGTNLPDVQNKSAPSPTSNSTYLSMNTASREIPSTNVSNYRGSISNSIMRPNASSTSKFSPMSYPQMKPKSPHNSGLVNLAERSRYGIADMTNSSADLETNSMLNDSSSDEELNEIDSENGLNAMDHQVSGMSAEQLMGSDGNKLLETKGIPFRRFMNRFQCPFCPFLTMHRRSISRHIENIHLSGKTAVYKCDECPFTCKSSLKLGAHKQCHTGTMSDWDAVNSQSEGISSSLSEGVVAYESSSINGRKSGVMLDALQQPPPPPPPPPPSQPQPAHQVPPQPPPPQPQPPVPAPPLHPYKCTMCNYSTTTLKGLRVHQQHKHSFCDNLPKFEGQPSSLPLESETDSHPSSSNTVKKSQTSILGLSSKNNFVAKASRKLTNDFPLDLSPVKKRTRIDEIASNLQSKINQTKQQEDAVINVEDDEEEEEDNEVEIEVELDREEEPAEPILEVPAPFSAQQIWVRDTSESQKEPNFRSVTHDYNATNGAEIELTLSEDEEDYYGSSTTMKDHQVSNTVLLNTQTPMYGTEHNNENTDFSDSGRLYYCKHCDFNNKSARSVSTHYQRMHPYIKFSFRYILDPNDHSAVYRCLECYIDYTNFEDLQQHYGEHHPEAMNVLNFDHSDLIYRCRFCSYTSPNVRSLMPHYQRMHPTVKINNAMIFSSYVVEQQEGLSTESQTLREILNSAPKNMATSTPVSRGGGMPATFNKNTPSKTFSPECENQKDPSVNTVVVYDCDVCSFASPNMHSVLVHYQKKHPEEKASYFRIQKTMRMVSVDRGSALSQLSFEVGAPMSPKMSNMGSPPPPQPPPPDLSTELYYCKHCSYSNRSVVGVLVHYQKRHPEIKVTAKYIRQAPPTAAVMRGAEGPQGSPRPPAPMQLNRSSSERDGPPVENEMFFCQHCDYGNRTVKGVLIHYQKKHRDFKANADVIRQHTATIRSLCDRNQRKPASCVLVPASNVERDKTKLRALKCRQCSYTSPYFYALRKHIKKDHPALKATVTSIMRWAFLDGLIEAGYHCEWCIYSHTEPTGLLLHYQRRHPEHYVDYTYMATKLWAGPDPSPPSLTMPAEAKTYRCRDCVFEALSIWDITNHYQAFHPWAMNGDESVLLDIIKEKDAVENPLPPTEELVGPMSCENTMPPPLPEQEAECPEDASLSPEKSIQLASANPAISSTPYQCTVCQSEYNNLHGLLTHYGKKHPGMKVKAADFAQDIDINPGAVYKCRHCPYINTRIHGVLTHYQKRHPSIKVTAEDFVHDVEQSADIAQNDVEETSRIFKQGYGAYRCKLCPYTHGTLEKLKIHYEKYHNQPEFDVFSQSPPKLPVSLEPEITTEVSPSQVSITEEEVGEEPVSTSHFSTSHLVSHTVFRCQLCKYFCSTRKGIARHYRIKHNNVRAQPEGKNNLFKCALCAYTNPIRKGLAAHYQKRHDIDAYYTHCLAASRTISDKPNKVIIPSPPKDDSPQLSEELRRAVEKKKCSLCSFQSFSKKGIVSHYMKRHPGVFPKKQHASKLGGYFTAVYADEHERPMLMEEEERSSFEKAEVEGNEAQEIEWLPFRCIKCFKLSFSTAELLCMHYTDHHSRDLKRDFVILGNGSRWQNSAYQCKHCDSKLQSTAELTSHLNIHNEEFQKRAKRQERRKQLLSKQKYADGAFADFKQERPFGHLEEVPKIKERKVVGYKCKFCVEVHPTLRAICNHLRKHVQYGSVPAVSAAVKGLRSHERSHLALAMFTREDKYSCQYCSFVSAFRHNLDRHMQTHHGHHKPFRCKLCSFKSSYNSRLKTHILKAHAGFVF from the exons ATGGAGGTGCTTCAGTGTGATGGCTGTGACTTCAGAGCCCCATCTTATGAAGATCTCAAGGCACACATTCAGGATGTCCACACAGCGTTTCTGCAGCCAACTGATGTCGCTGAAGACAATGCTGATGAGCCACGATCCGGGTCCATGAATGCCAGTAATCAGACAGAGGTGGAGTTTTCTTCTATAAAGGATGAATTTGCGATTGCAGAAGATTTATCAG GTCAAAATGCAACTGCACTGGGGACTGGAAGTTACTATGGCCACAGTCCAGGATATTACAGTCAGCATATTGTCCCGAATCCCAGACCAACAAACAAGTTTTTTCAGTGCAAGTTCTGTGTACGCTACTTCAGGTCAAAAAACCTCCTCATTGAACACACCAGGAAGGTCCACGGAGCTCAAGCTGAAGGGAGTTCGGCGGGACTCCCTGTTCCAGGATCCTTAAATTACAATATCATGATGCATGAGGGATTTGGAAAGGTCTTCTCTTGCCAGTTTTGCACATACAAGTCACCAAGGAGGGCAAGAATAATCAAGCATCAGAAGATGTATCACAAAAGCAATTTGAAGGAGACCActgcttccctccccacccctgctccgATGCCAGACCCCATGGTCCCACCCGTGTCCCTGCAGGATCCCTGCAAGGAATTGCCTGCAGAGGTCGTGGAGCGCAGCATCTTAGAATCCATGGTCAAGCCTTTGACCAAATCTCGAGGTAACTTCTGCTGTGAGTGGTGCAGCTACCAGACCCCTCGCCGCGAACGCTGGTGTGATCACATGATGAAGAAACACCGCAGCATGGTCAAGATCCTCTCTAGTCTCAGACAGCAACAAGAAGGGACTAATCTGCCTGATGTGCAGAACAAAAGTGCTCCCAGCCCCACTTCCAATTCCACCTATCTGTCCATGAATACTGCAAGCCGGGAGATCCCCAGTACCAACGTCTCCAACTACCGGGGCTCCATCAGTAACTCCATCATGAGACCCAATGCTTCTTCCACTTCCAAGTTTTCGCCCATGTCTTACCCCCAGATGAAGCCGAAGTCACCTCACAATTCCGGCCTAGTGAACTTGGCAGAGAGATCCCGTTACGGAATAGCTGACATGACCAATTCTTCTGCTGACCTGGAAACTAACAGCATGCTGAATGACTCTAGTTCTGATGAAGAGTTAAATGAAATAGACAGTGAGAATGGTTTAAATGCTATGGATCACCAGGTATCAGGCATGTCTGCTGAACAGCTGATGGGCTCAGATGGCAACAAATTATTGGAGACCAAGGGAATTCCATTTAGGAGATTCATGAATAGGTTCCAGTGCCCCTTTTGTCCTTTCCTCACCATGCATCGGCGTAGCATCTCCCGTCACATAGAGAACATCCACTTATCTGGAAAGACAGCTGTCTACAAATGTGACGAATGTCCATTTACTTGCAAGAGCTCATTAAAACTTGGGGCTCACAAACAGTGTCACACGGGTACAATGTCAGATTGGGATGCTGTGAATTCCCAGAGCGAAGGCATTTCTTCCTCACTGAGTGAAGGCGTAGTGGCCTATGAGAGCTCGAGCATCAATGGCAGAAAGTCAGGAGTCATGTTAGATGCCTTGCAACAGCCgccaccaccaccccctcccccacccccatcacagcCGCAGCCTGCACATCAGGTGccgccccagcccccacccccacagccacaGCCCCCCGTGCCAGCCCCGCCCCTGCACCCCTACAAGTGCACCATGTGTAATTACTCCACCACGACCCTGAAAGGGCTAAGGGTTCATCAGCAGCACAAACACTCATTCTGTGACAACTTGCCAAAATTCGAGGGGCAGCCCTCAAGCCTACCATTGGAAAGTGAGACAGACAGCCACCCCTCTTCCAGCAACACTGTGAAGAAAAGTCAGACCTCAATTCTTGGGTTGTCCTCCAAGAATAATTTTGTAGCTAAGGCCTCTAGGAAGCTCACTAATGACTTTCCTCTTGATTTATCACCCGTGAAGAAGAGAACCAGGATTGACGAGATAGCAAGCAACCTGCAGAGCAAAATTAACCAAACCAAACAGCAGGAAGACGCAGTGATCAATGTCGAGGatgatgaggaggaagaggaagacaaTGAAGTGGAGATAGAGGTTGAGCTGGACAGGGAAGAAGAGCCAGCCGAGCCGATCCTGGAGGTGCCCGCTCCGTTTTCAGCCCAACAGATTTGGGTGAGAGACACCAGTGAGTCCCAGAAGGAGCCCAACTTCAGAAGTGTCACCCACGACTACAACGCCACCAACGGGGCTGAGATTGAGCTCACCCTTTCTGAAGATGAAGAGGATTATTATGGCTCTTCGACGACCATGAAAGATCACCAGGTTTCCAATACGGTTCTGCTCAACACCCAGACTCCTATGTATGGAACTGAGCACAACAATGAAAATACAGACTTTAGTGACTCTGGAAGACTTTACTATTGCAAACACTGTGACTTCAACAACAAATCTGCCCGGAGTGTCAGCACCCACTACCAACGAATGCACCCGTACATTAAATTCAGCTTTAGGTACATCTTGGACCCCAATGATCACAGTGCGGTGTACAGGTGCCTGGAATGCTACATCGATTATACCAACTTCGAAGATCTGCAGCAGCATTACGGCGAACACCATCCAGAAGCCATGAACGTGCTCAACTTTGACCATTCGGACCTGATCTACCGGTGTCGGTTTTGTTCCTACACTAGCCCGAATGTGAGAAGCCTGATGCCACATTACCAAAGAATGCATCCCACGGTTAAGATTAACAATGCGATGATATTTTCAAGCTATGTCGTGGAGCAGCAAGAGGGGCTGAGTACGGAATCGCAGACTCTGCGCGAGATTCTGAATTCGGCTCCCAAAAACATGGCAACTTCCACTCCTGTGTCTCGTGGTGGTGGTATGCCGGCTACATTTAATAAAAACACTCCTTCAAAGACCTTTTCTCCAGAATGTGAAAATCAGAAGGACCCCTCGGTTAACACCGTTGTCGTTTACGATTGTGATGTTTGCTCATTCGCCAGCCCCAACATGCATTCTGTCTTGGTTCATTATCAGAAGAAACACCCTGAAGAAAAGGCTTCCTACTTTAGGATCCAGAAAACCATGCGAATGGTGTCTGTGGACAGGGGCTCTGCCCTTTCTCAATTATCATTTGAGGTGGGTGCTCCAATGTCTCCCAAAATGTCCAACATGGGTTCCCCACCCCCCCCACAACCCCCGCCACCAGACCTCAGTACTGAGCTTTACTACTGCAAACACTGTTCCTACAGCAATCGGTCAGTTGTGGGAGTGCTTGTCCACTACCAGAAAAGACACCCAGAAATAAAGGTTACTGCCAAATATATCAGACAGGCTCCTCCCACAGCTGCAGTGATGAGAGGGGCTGAGGGGCCCCAAGGCTCCCCTCGGCCACCTGCCCCCATGCAGCTGAACCGAAGCAGCTCTGAGCGAGATGGCCCCCCTGTGGAGAACGAGATGTTCTTTTGCCAGCACTGTGATTATGGGAACCGGACGGTCAAAGGTGTCCTCATTCATTATCAGAAGAAGCACCGAGACTTCAAGGCCAATGCGGATGTGATCCGGCAACACACGGCCACCATTCGAAGCCTCTGTGATCGGAACCAGAGGAAGCCTGCCAGTTGTGTGCTTGTCCCTGCCTCAAATGTGGAGCGGGACAAAACGAAACTCCGAGCACTCAAATGTAGGCAGTGCTCCTATACCTCCCCCTACTTTTATGCACTGAGGAAGCATATCAAGAAAGACCACCCTGCCCTGAAGGCCACCGTCACATCCATCATGCGGTGGGCGTTTCTAGATGGCTTGATAGAAGCTGGCTACCACTGTGAGTGGTGCATCTATTCGCACACAGAGCCCACTGGCTTGCTCCTTCATTACCAGAGGAGGCACCCGGAGCATTACGTCGACTATACTTACATGGCTACTAAACTCTGGGCTGGGCCAGACCCATCCCCTCCCTCTCTCACGATGCCAGCTGAAGCCAAAACATACAGATGCAGAGACTGTGTTTTTGAAGCTCTCTCCATCTGGGACATCACCAATCACTACCAAGCATTCCACCCCTGGGCCATGAATGGTGACGAGTCGGTGCTGCTGGACATAATTAAGGAGAAAGATGCTGTGGAGAACCCCCTTCCTCCAACCGAAGAGTTGGTGGGCCCCATGAGTTGTGAAAACACTATGCCCCCTCCACTCCCCGAGCAGGAAGCTGAATGCCCAGAGGATGCAAGCCTTTCCCCAGAGAAGAGCATCCAACTAGCTTCCGCCAACCCCGCCATATCCTCCACCCCGTACCAGTGCACCGTGTGCCAGTCAGAGTATAACAACTTGCACGGCCTTCTCACCCATTATGGGAAGAAGCACCCTGGCATGAAAGTGAAGGCCGCCGACTTTGCCCAGGACATTGACATTAACCCTGGCGCTGTCTACAAGTGCAGGCACTGCCCATACATCAACACCCGCATCCACGGCGTCCTGACCCACTACCAGAAGCGACACCCGTCCATCAAGGTGACCGCTGAGGACTTCGTGCATGATGTGGAGCAATCTGCCGACATAGCCCAGAATGACGTGGAGGAGACAAGCAGGATCTTCAAGCAAGGGTACGGTGCCTACCGCTGCAAACTGTGTCCGTACACTCATGGCACTTTGGAGAAGCTCAAAATCCACTATGAGAAGTATCACAACCAGCCTGAATTTGATGTCTTTTCCCAGTCGCCCCCGAAGCTGCCAGTGTCCCTTGAGCCCGAGATAACCACTGAAGTGAGCCCCTCCCAAGTGTCCATCACTGAGGAGGAGGTAGGAGAGGAGCCCGTGTCCACTTCTCACTTCTCTACCTCGCACCTGGTCTCCCACACTGTGTTCCGGTGCCAGCTCTGCAAGTACTTCTGCTCCACCAGGAAGGGGATTGCCAGGCACTACCGCATCAAACACAACAATGTCCGAGCACAACCAGAGGGCAAGAACAACTTGTTCAAGTGCGCTCTGTGTGCCTACACCAACCCCATCCGCAAAGGGCTGGCAGCCCACTACCAGAAGCGCCATGACATTGACGCATACTACACGCACTGCCTGGCAGCCTCCAGGACCATCAGCGACAAGCCCAACAAGGTGATCATCCCGTCCCCGCCCAAGGATGACTCCCCGCAGCTCAGCGAGGAGCTCCGGCGCGCAGTGGAGAAGAAAAAGTGCTCCCTTTGCTCCTTCCAGTCCTTCAGCAAGAAGGGCATTGTGTCCCATTACATGAAGCGCCACCCGGGAGTGTTCCCAAAGAAGCAGCACGCCAGCAAGCTGGGGGGTTACTTCACCGCCGTCTATGCCGACGAGCACGAGAGGCCTATGCTGatggaagaggaggagagaagcagCTTTGAGAAAGCCGAGGTGGAGGGAAACGAAGCGCAGGAAATCGAGTGGCTCCCATTCCGCTGCATCAAATGCTTCAAGCTCTCCTTCAGCACAGCAGAGCTGCTGTGCATGCATTACACTGACCACCACAGCCGGGACCTGAAGAGGGACTTCGTCATTCTGGGCAACGGCTCCCGCTGGCAGAACTCCGCCTACCAGTGTAAGCACTGTGATAGCAAACTGCAAAGCACAGCAGAGCTGACCTCACACTTGAACATTCACAATGAGGAATTCCAGAAGCGTGCCAAACGCCAGGAGAGGAGGAAACAGCTTTTGAGCAAGCAGAAATATGCAGATGGTGCATTTGCAGATTTCAAACAAGAGAGG CCTTTTGGTCACTTAGAAGAGGTGCCAAAGATCAAGGAGAGGAAGGTGGTGGGCTACAAATGTAAATTCTGTGTGGAAGTGCACCCAACGCTGCGAGCCATCTGCAATCACCTCCGGAAGCATGTCCAGTATGGCAGTGTCCCCGCCGTGTCAGCCGCTGTGAAG GGGCTGCGTTCTCATGAGAGGAGCCATCTGGCCCTGGCCATGTTCACCCGTGAGGACAAGTACAGCTGCCAGTATTGCTCCTTTGTTTCTGCTTTCAGACACAA